Within Lolium rigidum isolate FL_2022 chromosome 5, APGP_CSIRO_Lrig_0.1, whole genome shotgun sequence, the genomic segment GCAAATCAGCCTTGTTGCCGACAAGCATGATAACAATGTTTGCATCTGTGTGATCCCGGAGCTCCTTCAACCACCTCTCCACATTCTCAAAGGTCACATGGCGTGTCACATCATAAACGACAAGCGCGCCAACAGCCCCTCGATAGTACGCACTTGTGATTGCCCGATATCTGCAGAGGAAGATAAGAGCACACAGTAAGTTCATGCTGCAGCAACATAAATATTGAGGACTGATGTAGGAATTGTGCTGATGAAACTAGCGATTGACTGAGAGACGACTGAGTAAGCTATGTTAGGACATGTTAGATAACACATTCCCCTAAATCAGATTGTCAAGCACATGTAGCCCTCCGTGCCATACCAAGTGCAAATATTTGTCAGGAAATGATACAAGAATAATTCGGTAAAAATCAACTGAATAATCGATGCAtgaacagagaaatactctgcaGTATTAATCCAGCATGATACTGTTTGGAAAACAACTAGGGGAATTTAATACTTGATCCATAGCTGGTCACAAATAGCGTTTAATCCAGAGTCAGATTTGCAAGCACAAGATGCTGGCATGCCTCTTACAGATATTGCAGCTTGCACTATAATGTTTTTTAAGTACAATGTGAGTTGGACGATAGGATTTAAGTAGCACCAGCATACATATCTATACATCATTATCAATATGACAGAACAAACAACACGTATTCCAATAGCGATTTCACAGAGGATCTTTTGACAGCGATGGTTTGAATTTAACTTAGATTATTGATCAACAcaatataaaatattttattcgtCGAAAGAGGACACCAACTAACCCTCTGATTAGCATTCAGGGGTGAATGAAAATCCAGTACTCTACAGAACAACATGCATAAGGAAGGTTTCCCTGTTTAGGTTCGCCGTGATTTTTCTTCCCTGTTTAGGACCGCCGTGATGACTcgtgagaagaagaacaatgctcCACGACGGCAAAGTAAAATACTATAGCATTCTTAACATGATACTACGTCATTTCGCTATTGCTCGTGATTATCCTAGAACAAGATCCAGCATCCAGCCTGTACAATGGATTAAGAGCTACAACAAGGCATTAATTATTTATCGAAACCGACCGAATTTGCTGAAGAAACGGCAAAGCTATAGTACGAAACAGAACATGGGTTTGTTTGGACGAGGCGCAACGAAAATTACGGCGGTGAAAGCGGAAAGGAGAGCAAACCAGGTAGAGAGAAGGAAAGAGCAAGAGCAAATGCGTTAGTTACCTCTCCTGCCCCGCGGTGTCCCAGATCTGCGCCTTGACGACCTTGTCGTCGACCCTGATGCTCCTGGTTGCGAACTCGACCCCGATGGTGGACTTTGACTCGAGGCTGAACTCGTTGCGCGTGAAGCGGGAGAGAAGGTTGGATTTGCCGACCCCGGAGTCGCCGATGAGCACGACCTTGAAGAGGTAGTCGTAGTCGTCCTCCGCCCTGTACGCCATCGATCGTGGTGCGTGTTCCCCCGACCCGACCGGAACCGGCAACAACCGCCTTCCTTCCTGGCGGAGGCGGGTGGGGAGGCCGCAGCAGCGCTTGTTCCGGGCCGCGGCGGTAGGAGAGGCCGAGGGGGAGGCGCGCGCGGTGGGTGGCGTATAAgagaggggcggaggaggagaggtgggGAGAACGTTGAGGAGAGGGAGCGCACGCAAAATAGAAAACTGCAGGACACGGGTGCGCGCCGCGCTGCCCTTTCTTCGTCTTCagctgttgttgttgcctccctcGCTTGCTGACGGCCGTTTTGCTCCTGTTTTTTCTCTAACCAACCAAACACATGAGGATGTTCCACCATTGCACATGAATCCTACTCGTCTTTGTCAGGGCCTCAGGGCTAGCggtgcgacgcaaacggacgatgaGCGattgttttcgtccgccgtgaccggaaatacgtttggggcctgctccagcggggtgacgcggagacgcaaacctggctcaaatatgcgctaggtttgcgtcttcgtggacgcgccgagcgtcctccatttcttacccggtccaacaagtcagggacagcgaaattgaccgcttcgatttgcttctttttccccttctttgctgctcTACTGCGACGCCACCACaccaaccccacccgccgccgtcccgccacagtactcgccgtcggctccgttgtcgccgcgcgggagagcaggatctaACTCGCGGTTGGCTCCGGtgcgtacctgccggctgtttggGGGTcaaacgttgccggttgcgccgtCCGCCtccccgcccacgacctgttcggtcaatttcgtcggtaggtttcttactcgtgttttcgacgctattgtgcgcggccatcgatccgcagtttgtacccacgcagatggacatgtggcagatgttggacaagttccgcgcggaggtcgttgactcctcttccgacgaggagtccgacagtcgacgcagacattggcaactactgcggcctccatgatccacgagttcacctcaaacccggggccggagcaccggggctctgtgatggggcgctccaaaaacctgccgcgcaacagagtagcagggcaggcccgcctccacaaagactacttccacctcaccaatccggtgTTCCCGGAAAAAGTGTTCCGGCGCCGGTACGGGATGTCAAGGGacttgttct encodes:
- the LOC124652104 gene encoding ras-related protein RABA1f, whose protein sequence is MAYRAEDDYDYLFKVVLIGDSGVGKSNLLSRFTRNEFSLESKSTIGVEFATRSIRVDDKVVKAQIWDTAGQERYRAITSAYYRGAVGALVVYDVTRHVTFENVERWLKELRDHTDANIVIMLVGNKADLRHLRAVSVEDAKAFAERESTYFMETSALEAMNVENAFTEVLTQIYRVVSKKALDIGDDPAAPPRGQTINVGGKDDVSAVKKAGCCSS